One bacterium DNA segment encodes these proteins:
- a CDS encoding serine/threonine protein kinase, protein MQTRAIGSVEVRAKIATRESGEFFLGRQPGVDRMVVLRKLRADLLSNTRLVERFRREARLGGRVVHPNIVGIFDLFGSRGDHYLVMEHVDGPDLREILSWDRKLRPGIVARIGLELARGLSEVHDRGVIHGDFRPENIQLSRWGDVKIGGFGYAREADEEEPPELPVESEYSAPPLGAAGAPAARLDVYSFGVVLREMLTTHGEPPSGLRASRLERSLARLIEQCVAELAAQRPSAAAIVAKLEAIQTRLGAPETRNEIAAWLVLARRGTPAQVKPAEKAKPPARVEVRETAEGPRAKRKIGLPLAGGGVLALLLGASLFGPAPAPSDPEADLDVTPPVNAGVDTATASVRFAVYPWAEVSIDARKPFLTPRAAELELSAGRHRVVFKHPTFGEVSREIQLEAGTTSVVRHVFQKASRP, encoded by the coding sequence GTGCAGACTCGGGCCATTGGCAGCGTCGAGGTTCGCGCGAAGATCGCTACCCGCGAATCGGGTGAGTTCTTCCTGGGTCGACAGCCGGGTGTCGACCGCATGGTCGTGCTGCGCAAGCTGCGCGCCGATCTCCTGTCCAATACGCGCCTCGTCGAGCGCTTCCGGCGCGAGGCTCGGCTGGGTGGCCGCGTCGTACATCCCAATATCGTCGGGATCTTCGACCTGTTCGGCTCTCGTGGTGACCACTACCTGGTCATGGAACACGTCGATGGACCGGACCTGCGCGAAATCCTGAGCTGGGACAGAAAGCTTCGACCCGGCATCGTGGCGCGCATCGGCCTGGAACTGGCCCGCGGTCTGTCCGAGGTGCACGACCGCGGCGTGATTCACGGCGATTTCCGGCCCGAGAACATACAGCTGAGTCGCTGGGGCGACGTGAAGATCGGCGGTTTCGGCTACGCGCGCGAAGCGGACGAAGAAGAACCCCCAGAACTGCCTGTCGAGAGCGAATACAGCGCTCCACCGCTCGGGGCGGCTGGAGCTCCCGCCGCGCGCCTCGACGTGTACTCCTTCGGAGTCGTGCTGCGCGAAATGCTGACCACCCATGGCGAGCCCCCCAGCGGACTGCGCGCCTCGCGGCTCGAACGCTCGTTGGCGCGACTGATCGAACAATGCGTCGCGGAACTCGCAGCCCAGCGTCCTTCGGCCGCCGCGATCGTGGCAAAACTGGAAGCGATCCAGACGCGACTCGGTGCACCCGAGACGCGCAACGAGATCGCGGCCTGGCTGGTGCTGGCGCGCCGCGGAACGCCCGCTCAGGTCAAACCCGCAGAGAAGGCGAAACCGCCCGCGCGCGTGGAAGTCCGCGAAACCGCCGAGGGTCCGCGAGCGAAGCGAAAGATCGGCTTGCCGCTGGCCGGTGGCGGCGTACTCGCGCTTCTACTGGGGGCGAGTCTGTTCGGCCCGGCGCCCGCTCCGAGCGACCCCGAGGCAGACCTGGACGTGACACCGCCGGTCAATGCCGGCGTAGACACCGCGACCGCCAGCGTGCGCTTCGCGGTCTACCCCTGGGCCGAGGTCTCGATCGATGCGCGCAAACCCTTCCTGACTCCACGCGCCGCGGAACTGGAACTGAGCGCCGGTCGGCATCGCGTCGTCTTCAAACACCCTACCTTCGGTGAGGTTTCGCGTGAAATCCAACTGGAAGCGGGAACGACCAGTGTCGTCCGGCACGTTTTCCAGAAGGCGAGCCGACCGTGA
- a CDS encoding 1-acyl-sn-glycerol-3-phosphate acyltransferase: MSAKTDSDPGFDREQFVLGLAEFLSNWGADSTAALMESLPLGLAEFDDPALAEMARRQLTTGDSWGYHAADPVGRRLSHLALRNSILPASKLLNARVLEVTRGRSVVFLGNHLSFVDGNVLDYLFESAGCGAVSERLTVMVGPKVFALPIRRLASLCFGTIKIPQSTARASGEAVMSAREVAKLARQTLGVVAERQKLGEHLLVFPEGSRSRDGQMQRCLAAVARYIEHEDALVIPFGLWGSERLVPIEEDHVYPAVVRARMGEALDPVALFRAAGGKRNVVGDALGFLIADLLPEAYRGVYSGVTAELERARDVASGVRGG; the protein is encoded by the coding sequence ATGAGTGCAAAGACGGACAGTGACCCGGGGTTCGACCGCGAGCAATTCGTGCTTGGCCTGGCCGAGTTTCTTTCGAACTGGGGTGCGGATAGCACGGCGGCGCTGATGGAATCCCTGCCGCTGGGTCTGGCGGAATTCGACGACCCTGCCCTGGCCGAGATGGCACGCCGCCAGCTGACCACCGGTGATTCCTGGGGCTACCACGCAGCCGATCCCGTGGGAAGACGCCTGTCCCATCTGGCGCTGCGCAACTCGATCCTGCCCGCCTCCAAACTCTTGAACGCGCGGGTTCTGGAGGTGACGCGCGGGCGATCGGTGGTTTTTCTGGGCAACCACCTGAGTTTCGTGGACGGCAATGTGCTGGATTATCTGTTCGAATCAGCCGGTTGCGGCGCGGTCAGTGAACGGCTCACCGTGATGGTCGGCCCCAAGGTCTTTGCACTGCCGATCCGGCGCCTGGCGAGCCTGTGCTTTGGAACCATCAAAATCCCACAGAGCACCGCGCGAGCGTCCGGCGAGGCCGTCATGTCCGCGCGCGAGGTGGCCAAGCTGGCCCGTCAGACTCTGGGTGTGGTGGCGGAACGCCAGAAACTCGGCGAGCACCTGCTGGTCTTCCCCGAGGGCTCGCGCAGTCGCGACGGGCAGATGCAACGCTGTCTGGCCGCAGTCGCGCGCTATATCGAACACGAGGACGCGCTGGTCATTCCCTTCGGACTCTGGGGCAGCGAGCGCCTGGTCCCGATCGAAGAGGACCACGTGTATCCCGCAGTGGTTCGCGCGCGGATGGGTGAGGCCCTGGATCCGGTCGCGCTATTTCGCGCTGCGGGAGGCAAGCGCAATGTGGTGGGCGACGCGCTCGGCTTCCTGATTGCCGATCTGCTGCCCGAGGCGTATCGCGGTGTCTACAGCGGAGTCACGGCGGAACTCGAACGTGCGCGCGACGTGGCCTCGGGTGTCCGGGGCGGATGA
- a CDS encoding class I SAM-dependent methyltransferase, with the protein MQNRDLIERRYADFYNLYVSDFRQDIACYLDVTAKYPGPVLEVGCGTGRVMAKLAQAGFEVHGVDTARPMLEIARRNLAPYGDRAHIADFDLRYAPLYDGFHSVIVSLYSFNTLIDVEEQRLFLRHMTRSLKSPGVVIFDLFCPLSMIQPEISGEWRVIERSVGEHKLVVRDRRDMLTPLLERRTQLFSIDGEPEAEMVTHRRYIPPQQASQLLREAGYENVRWVQNYDLATAASVESNSRPEGPFLIIAER; encoded by the coding sequence ATGCAGAACCGGGATTTGATCGAGCGGCGGTATGCGGACTTCTACAACCTCTATGTCTCTGACTTCCGCCAGGACATAGCGTGCTACTTGGACGTAACGGCCAAGTATCCGGGGCCCGTCCTGGAAGTCGGCTGTGGCACCGGACGCGTCATGGCGAAGCTGGCGCAGGCGGGATTCGAAGTTCACGGCGTGGATACGGCCAGGCCAATGCTCGAAATTGCCCGGCGCAATCTGGCCCCATACGGCGATCGCGCACACATTGCCGACTTCGATCTCCGGTACGCTCCTCTCTACGACGGCTTTCACAGCGTGATCGTCAGCTTGTACAGCTTCAACACCTTGATCGACGTGGAAGAGCAACGACTCTTCCTTCGCCACATGACGCGCTCGCTCAAGAGCCCTGGCGTCGTCATCTTTGACCTCTTCTGTCCTCTTTCGATGATCCAGCCCGAGATCTCTGGCGAGTGGCGTGTGATCGAGCGAAGCGTTGGCGAACACAAGCTGGTCGTACGCGATCGCCGGGACATGCTCACGCCACTGCTCGAGCGGCGCACACAGCTATTCAGTATCGACGGTGAACCCGAAGCCGAAATGGTCACCCATCGGCGCTACATCCCACCCCAGCAGGCCAGCCAGCTCCTGCGCGAGGCCGGTTACGAGAACGTTCGCTGGGTGCAGAACTACGATCTTGCGACCGCGGCGTCTGTCGAGAGCAACTCGCGACCCGAAGGTCCGTTCCTGATCATCGCGGAACGTTAG
- the leuC gene encoding 3-isopropylmalate dehydratase large subunit, protein MAGKNLLDKVWDLHSVRELPGGQTQLMIGLHLIHEVTSPQGFQMLEDAGLPVLMPGRTFATVDHIVPTDDLSRPLADPLAEEMLSTLEQNTEKHAVRFFAIGSGHQGVLHVVGPEMGLTQPGMTIACGDSHTSTHGAFGAIAFGIGTSQVRDVLASQCLALVRPKVRRIVIDGELGSGVTAKDVILHIIRVLGVKGGVGYAYEYAGSVVEHMTMEERMTLCNMSIEGGARVGYVNPDRITFDYLEGRTHAPEGEAFARAIEWWKTIVSDADASYDDEVAIPASDIAPTVTWGINPGHAISIGESLPRVESLPDDERGSAEEAYGFMQLEPGAPIAGTRINVAFIGSCTNGRLSDLREAAKIAQGRKVEAHVRALVVPGSELVKKQAEAEGLHEIFEAAGFEWREAGCSMCLAMNPDKLVGREMCASSSNRNFRGRQGSPTGRTLLMSPAMVAAAAVTGAVTDVREFKG, encoded by the coding sequence ATGGCTGGAAAGAACTTACTAGACAAGGTCTGGGACCTTCATTCGGTGCGCGAGCTGCCCGGTGGGCAGACGCAGTTGATGATTGGATTGCATCTGATCCACGAGGTCACCAGTCCTCAGGGTTTTCAGATGCTCGAGGACGCGGGACTGCCGGTCCTGATGCCCGGTCGCACCTTTGCGACCGTGGATCACATCGTGCCGACCGACGACCTGTCCCGACCGCTGGCCGATCCGCTGGCTGAAGAGATGCTGAGTACTCTGGAACAGAACACCGAAAAGCACGCCGTACGGTTTTTTGCGATCGGTTCGGGCCACCAGGGAGTTCTGCACGTGGTAGGGCCTGAGATGGGTCTGACCCAGCCGGGCATGACGATCGCCTGCGGCGACAGCCACACCTCTACACACGGAGCTTTTGGCGCGATCGCGTTCGGTATCGGTACGAGCCAGGTGCGCGATGTTCTGGCCAGCCAGTGCCTGGCGTTGGTGCGACCCAAGGTGCGGCGCATCGTCATCGACGGGGAACTGGGCAGTGGCGTGACCGCCAAGGACGTCATCTTGCACATCATCCGCGTGCTCGGTGTGAAGGGCGGCGTGGGTTATGCGTACGAGTATGCGGGTAGTGTGGTCGAGCACATGACCATGGAAGAGCGCATGACCCTGTGCAATATGTCGATCGAGGGCGGTGCGCGCGTCGGCTATGTGAACCCCGACCGCATCACCTTCGATTATCTCGAGGGCCGAACTCACGCGCCGGAGGGTGAAGCGTTCGCGCGCGCCATCGAATGGTGGAAGACGATCGTCAGCGATGCGGATGCGAGTTACGACGACGAAGTGGCGATTCCCGCGTCGGACATTGCGCCGACGGTCACCTGGGGGATCAACCCGGGACACGCAATCAGCATCGGCGAATCCCTGCCACGCGTCGAAAGTCTGCCTGACGACGAACGCGGTTCGGCCGAAGAGGCCTATGGCTTCATGCAACTCGAACCCGGTGCGCCGATCGCCGGAACGCGCATCAACGTGGCGTTCATCGGTTCGTGCACGAACGGTCGCCTGTCCGACCTGCGCGAAGCTGCCAAGATCGCGCAGGGCCGCAAGGTAGAAGCACATGTGCGCGCGTTGGTCGTTCCCGGATCCGAACTGGTAAAGAAACAGGCCGAAGCCGAAGGCCTGCACGAAATCTTCGAGGCCGCGGGTTTCGAGTGGCGCGAAGCGGGTTGTTCGATGTGCCTGGCCATGAATCCAGACAAGCTGGTCGGTCGTGAGATGTGCGCGTCCAGCTCAAACCGGAATTTTCGCGGACGCCAGGGAAGCCCGACCGGTCGCACGCTTCTGATGAGTCCGGCCATGGTTGCAGCCGCCGCCGTTACCGGTGCGGTCACCGATGTGCGGGAGTTCAAGGGATGA
- the leuD gene encoding 3-isopropylmalate dehydratase small subunit, with translation MSKTEKITGRRGKGVVVRGHDIDTDQIIPARFMTSIRFAGLEDHVFEDLRFTADGTPKGHPFNEERFAAASILVVNRNFGCGSSREHAPQALQRWGIGALVGESFAEIFFGNCIAMGIIAVTASADDVGKLMDSIELDPDQEIAIDLESKTVTWRGGSAAVSIPDGPRQQLLEGSWDAMRNLLSASDEIRATAERIPYIDGF, from the coding sequence ATGAGCAAGACGGAAAAGATCACCGGGCGCCGAGGCAAGGGTGTGGTCGTGCGCGGTCACGATATCGACACCGACCAGATCATTCCCGCGCGCTTCATGACATCGATTCGTTTTGCCGGTCTGGAAGATCATGTCTTCGAAGACTTGCGCTTTACCGCCGACGGTACACCCAAGGGCCATCCATTCAATGAAGAGCGTTTTGCCGCAGCGTCGATTTTGGTCGTAAACCGGAATTTCGGCTGCGGGAGTTCGCGTGAACACGCGCCCCAGGCGTTGCAACGCTGGGGTATTGGTGCGCTGGTGGGAGAGTCGTTTGCCGAGATCTTCTTTGGCAATTGCATCGCCATGGGCATCATCGCAGTCACGGCGTCGGCCGACGATGTCGGCAAGCTCATGGACTCGATCGAGCTCGATCCCGATCAGGAAATCGCCATCGATCTGGAGAGCAAGACTGTCACCTGGCGCGGAGGTTCCGCGGCCGTTTCGATTCCGGACGGCCCGCGTCAACAACTGCTCGAAGGCAGCTGGGATGCCATGCGCAATCTCTTGAGCGCAAGCGACGAGATCCGCGCAACCGCAGAGCGCATTCCCTACATCGACGGCTTCTAG